The Polaribacter sp. Q13 sequence TCTCCATTATTTTCTATTGATGAAATTTATAAGTTAGTGCATTTTAAAAGTTTAAAAGAATTTGATAATGCTATTTATCACATTAAAAGTAAAAGTGAGTTTGCCGAAATTTTTAAGATTGTAGCAGAAGATAAAAATGTAGTAATTGTAAAACAAAAAAAATGGGCAAAAACAATTGTGAAGCATCCAACAGAAGGTTTTGCAGTGAATTATATGAATGTATTAAGTAAAGTAATTTAAAATATGCACATAGGTTTTTTACTTCCAGAATATCCGCATAAAAATATAACAACTGCTTGCGCAGGAATTGGTACGTCATCTAAAAATATTATTCTTGGTATTTTAAAAGAGAACCATAAAGTTTCTGTGTTTATTTACGGTCAAGATTGTACGGAAGTTATTAAAGAAGGACCGTTAACGATTCATAAAATCAAAAGAAATCAATTTAAATATTTCGGATTTTATTTATATAGAAAACAACTGAATGCATACATCAATAAAATCGTATCAGAAGACAAAATAGACATACTAGAAGCGGTAGATTGGACAGGTATTACAGCTTTTATGAAGTTTAATGTTCCGCATATCTTAAGATTACATGGTACAGATGCTTTTTTCTGTAACCTTGATAAAAGGCCACAAAGTAAGAAAAATTACTTTTTTGAAAAAGTAGCTTATAAAAATGCTACAGCTGTTATTGGCGTTTCTAATTTTGTTTTAGAACTTTCTAATGAAATATTTAAAGTTGAAAAAAAAGGAACTGTTATTCCTAATGGATTATTTTTTGAAACGATACCAACACATAATGATGTTATTGTAGAAGATGATACTATTTTGTATTTCGGTTCTATTATACGTAAAAAAGGGATTTTAGAATTAGCAACTATTTTTAATAAAGTTATTTTAGAAAGACCAAGTGTAAAACTATCTTTTTTAGGAATTGATGTACCAGATGTACAAACGAAAACTTCTACATTAGGTTTGTTTAAAGATTTATTATCCGCGGAAGCTTTAAGGAATTTTGAATATTTAGGAGTGGTTCCCTATAACGAATTAACAAAAGTAATTGCTAAAACTCAAATTTGTGTATTTCCCTCTTTGGCAGAGTCCTTTGGTATGGTTACTATTGAAGCCATGTATTTAAAAAAGGCAATTGTAAATACAAATTATCCTTGGGCTAAAGAAATTATTAAAAATGAAGAAACGGGACTTTTAGAAGATCCAAAGAATCATGAAGGTTTTGCTAGAAAAATAATGAAACTTTTAGATGATAAAAATTTGTGTAAAAAGATAGGCGAAAAAGCAAATAAAGAAGTTGTCGATAATTTCTCAATAAAAGGAATTACAGAAAAAAATATGGCTTTTTATAAAAAATTGATAGCGGATGAAGTTTAGTTTAATTATTTGCACATACATGCGTCCAGTAGCAATTTTAAAGTTGCTAAAATCTGTAGAGAAACAAGAATTATATCCAGATGAAATTTTAATTATTGACGGGTCAACAAATGATAATACAACTATTGTTTTAGAACAAAATATGTTTAAAAATCTTGCCTATTTTAAAGTTGATGCTGATGATAGAGGTTTAACAAAACAACGTAACTTTGGTATTGATAAAGTATCTGAAGATATAGATGTTGTTTGTTTTTTAGATGATGATATCATTTTAGAAAAACCCTATTTTAAGAATTTAATAAATACATATAAAGAGTATCCAGACGCTGGTGGAGTTGGTGGTTATATTTTGAATGAAGTAAACTGGAGAGTTTTAAATAAGGATGAAAAACCGATTTATGATGAATTTGAAATTGATGGTTATGTTAGGAGTTTAGGAAGTAGGAACGTTTTACGTAAGCGATTAGGCTTATTGTCTGACCAACCACCTTGTATAATGCCAGAGTTTTCAAATGGGTTTTCGGTTGGGAGCTTGCCTCCAAATAATAAAACCTATAAAGCAGAGTATTTTATGGGAGGAGTATCATCTTTTAAAAAGAAAGTGGTAGACACTATAAAGTTTTCAGAATATTTTGAGGGGTATGGTTTGTATGAAGATTTAGAATATTGTTTACGAGTTTCTAAATCTTATCAATTATACGTAAATACTTCTGCAACTTTATATCATTATCATGAGGATGGCGGAAGACCTAACAAGTATGCTTACGGAAAAATGGTGGTTAGAAATGGTTGGTATGTTTGGCGTACAAAATTTAAGAAACCATCTTTTATTGCAAGAGTAAAATGGAATGCGATTGTTTTATTATTAATGACAATTCGTTTTTCTAATTGCATAAGAGGAAATAAGAAAAAGGAAGCACTTACAGAAGCATTAGGAAGAAAAATGGGATGGATTAGTTTAATCTTTAATAAACCTTTTTAAACATGAAGTTTGCAATAATATCTCATACTTTACATAAAAGTAAAGATCAAAAATTATATGCTTACGAACCTTATGTTCGTGAAATGAATCTTTGGTTGCAAAATGTTTCTGAAACAAGAATTGTCGCTCCAATTTCTAAAGAACAAATTTCGGCGATAGAAGTCGCTTACAATACTAACAGTGTTATTTTAAAAGAAATACCCGCTTTTAATGTATTGTCATTAAAAACTAAAATTCTTTCTATATTTAAAATTCCATTTATTATAATTCAAATTATAAAGGCTTGTTTTTGGGCAGATCATATTCATTTACGTTGCCCTGGTAATGTAGGACTATTAGGGTGTTTTGTACAAATTTTATTTCCATCTAAAGCTAAAACGGTGAAGTATGCTGGTAATTGGGACCCTAAAAGTAAACAACCAGTAAGTTATAGATTGCAAAAATGGATTCTTTCTAATACTTTTATAACTAAAAATTGTAAAGTTTTAGTGTATGGAGAATGGAAGAACCAATCAAAAAACATAGTTCCTTTTTTTACAGCATCTTATGTTGATAATGAAATTATAGAAGTTCCCCAAAAAGATTTTTCTTCTAAAATTAATTTTATCTTTGTTGGCTCCTTTACAAAAGGGAAGCAACCGATGTTAAGCGTTAAAGTTGTAGAGAAACTTTTAGCAAATAATATAAACGTAGCGTTAGATATGTATGGTAATGGTTTAGAGTTTAAGAATGTTCAAAGTTATATTGAGCAAAATAATCTTGAAGGAAGTATTACTTTACATGGAAATCGGACTAAAGAAATTGTTAAAGAAGCCTTTCAAAAAGCACATTTTTTAATTTTTATATCTAAATCAGAAGGATGGCCAAAAGTAGTTGCCGAAGCTATGTTTTGGAGTTGTTTACCTATTTCGTCGAAAGTTTCTTGTGTAGAAAACATGTTGGGTTTTGGAGCTAGAGGTACAGTCGTTAAAAGTAATGTTAAAGAAAATGATATTGTAAGTATTATTGAAAATTATATAAAACAAAAAGATTTGTATCAGAAACAAGTTTTAGATGCCAAAAATTGGTCTCAACAATATACTTTAGAAAAATTTTCATCAGAGATTAAAAAATTACTTTTACATGAATAATTTAGGAGTAATACAGGTAATAGATTCTTTAGATGCTGGTGGGGCAGAAGTATTGGCTGTTAATATCGCAAATGGCTTGAGTGCAGAAGGAATTAATTCACATTTATGTGCTACTCGAAAGGAAGGGATTTTAAAAAGTAACTTAAATAAAAATATTGGTTTCTTATTTTTAGAAAAGAAAAATAGTATTGATTTCTCTGCAATTTTCAGGTTTAAGAATTATTTAAAGAGAAATAAGATTGGTATTATTCACGCTCATACTACATCCTACTTTTTTGCCTTTTGTGTGAAATTGGTGTATCCTAAAGTAAAAATAATATGGCATAATCACACCGGAAACTATATAAAGTTAAAAGGATTTAAATTTTTGGTGATTAAATTTACAAGTATTTTTTTTAAAGGAATTATTAATGTGAATGAAGAATTAAATACTTGGGCACTTAAAAAGTTAAAACATAAAAACGCAATAAAATTAGATAATTTTCCGCAATTCATTAATAAAAATAATACAACAAAATTATTTGGAGAAGAAAATAAAAGAATTGTAATTTTAGCTTCTTTAAGAGAGGTTAAGGATCATTTAAATATTTTAAAAGCATTTAATAGTCTACATATTAAATATCCAGATTGGACTTTACATTTTATTGGTAAAGATTTTAATGATGAATATTCTAATAGCTTAAAACTATTTGTTTTAGAAAATAATTTAGAGAAATCTGTCTATTTATATGGAGTTTGCTTAGATATATCGAATATTCTAAATCAAGCTACCATAGCTGTTTTGTCTTCGAAGTCGGAAGGACTTCCCGTTTCTTTATTAGAATATGGATTGGCTAAATTACCCGTTGTAGTAACTAATGTAGGTGAATGTGGTAAAGTTATTGAAAATGATAAATCTGGAATTGTTGTAGATAAAGAAAATAGTTTCGAATTGGCAAATGCGCTAGAAGAGTATATTAATTCAGAAGAAAAGAGAAATACTTTTGCAGCATTACATTATAAAAATGTAGCAGAAAATTATTCTCAAAAAAGCTTTATAAATCAATTAATAAAAATATATACTTCATAATTTGGTTCAGAAAATATTAAATAATAAATTAAAATTTATATGTATTCATATTCTTATAGGGTATTTAGGAACGTTTCCTATGTTTCCGAAAATTTATGGATTATTATGTCTTATTGTTCCTTTGGTAGTTATTGTTTATTCTAATAATAAAAATGAAGAAGCCTTTTTGTTTGCTTCTTATTTGGCAGGAGGAGAAATATTTTTAAGGATGATTCAGGGAACTCTTCTTTACGAAATTGGAAAATATGGTGTAATGCTATTTTTAGTCTTAGGTATTATTTTTGGACCTTTTAAACAGCGGTTTTCTGTACATTATCTGTTTTATATTTTACTTTTATTATTGGGTATTGTTTTTACTCAAGTGCCAGAAGGAGAGTCTTTACGTACAAATATTGTGTTTAATTTAAGTGGTCCGATTGTATTAGGTGTCTGTGCTTTGTACTTTTATTATAGACCCATAAGTAAACAAGACTTAATGGATGCATTATTTTTTATGCTGTTACCATTGTTTTCAATGATTACCTATATGTATTTTAGAACACCAGATTTAAAAGAAATTCTTTTTGGAGGAGCAGCATTAGCTCAAACTTCTGGAGGGTTTGGACCTAATCAAGTTGCTACAGCTGTTGGTCTTGGAATACTTATTATAGCTATTTTTTTATTATTGAAAGAGAAATTAACGGGCTATGTTTATTTAGATGCATTCTTTTTAATATATTTTATATACAGAGGCCTATTAACTTTTTCTAGAGGAGGTATTTTTACAGCCGCAATTTCTTTAGTCTTTTTTGCATTTTTTTATATTATATATACAAAAATGAGTTTGCAGATCATTTTTAAATACGTGCTTATATTTGGATTATTTCTGGTTGCTATTTGGGTTTACACCTCTAATATAACAGGCGGAATGTTAGATAATAGGTACACAGGTAAAAATGCGGCAGGAATACAAAAGAAAGATATTACTACTGGTAGAGTAGATATATTAGCATATCAGTTTACTAATTTTTTTGAACATCCTTTGGGTATTGGAGTTGGTAATGGTAAGTATGAAAGAATGAAATCACAAAAAAGAATGACAGCAGCTTCTCATAATGAGGTAGGAAGATTAGTTGAAGAGCATGGAATTATTGGATTTGTTTTGTTATTATTATTATTAATTGTACCTCTCTTTAATTTTTTTAAAGGCAATAACTTTCAAAAAGCATTTATCATAGCGTTTTATCTGATGTGGTTTTTAACGATTAATCATTCAGCAATGAGAGTTGCTTTGCCAGGTTTTATTTATGCTCTAAGTTTAATCAGAATTACGGATATAGAAAATGATTTAATCGATGAATGATAAGAGAATTCTATACATAGGTAATAATTTATCAAAAAAAACAAAGTATCAGACAACAATGACTTTGCTTTCGTCTTTATTAGAACAGGAAGGTTTTTTCGTAGTAAAATCATCATCTAAAACAAATAAACTAATAAGATTAATAGATATGTGTGTTGCTGTCTTTAAAAATAGAGATGAAACGGCTTACATTTTTATAGACACATATAGTACAACCAATTTTTACTATGCCTTAATTACATCACAGTTGGCACGTATGTTTAATATAAAATATATACCAATCTTGCATGGCGGAAATTTACCTAAAAGATTAAGTTCAAGTCCTAAATTATCAGCATTAATATTCCAAAATTCATATAAAAATGTAGCGCCTTCTAATTATTTAAAAGTAGCATTTGATAATAAAAATTTTAAAACTGAGTTTATTTCTAATATAATTTCTTTAAAAGATTATAAATATATTGATAGAATTAAAATTCAGCCTAAATTATTATGGGTAAGATCATTTAAACATCTTTACAATCCTACATTAGCAATTAAAGTTCTTTTAGAATTAAAAAAAGAATATCCAAATGCAGTTTTATGTATGATTGGACCTTTTTTAGATGATTCTCATCAGAAAACATTAGAATTAATAAAAGAGTATAATTTAGAAAGTTCTGTTGAACTTACAGGAGTTTTAACTAAAGAAGATTGGCATAAGAAATCTAAAGATTACGACATATTTATAAATACCACTAATTTTGATAATACGCCGATAAGTGTTATAGAAGCTATGGCATTAGGTTTAACCATTGTTAGTACCAATGTTGGTGGCATGCCTTATTTAATTGATGATAAAGTTGATGGTTTATTAGTTGAAAAAGAAGATACTCTTCAAATGACCAATGCTATTATGGATGTAGTTAAAGGTAAATATCCTACATTATCTAAAAGAGCAAGAGAAAAAGCAGAAACTTTTGACTGGGAGGTTATAAAATATAAATGGTTTAAAATATTAAAATGATTTATAATAAATTAATTGAAAACATTTTTTTACCTATCGGAGATTTCATTAATAAATCATCATATCTAAAGCAATTAAAATATTGGAGAAAGTTAGATTCATTCTCTGAAACTGAATTAGAAAATCTTCAGAAAAATAATTTAAAAACTATTTTAGAGCATGCTGTAAAAAATGTAGCTAAATATAAAACTATTGAGTTAGAAGGCAGTAATCCTTATTTATGGTTAAATAACTTTCCTATTATAACAAAGAATGATATTAGAAATGATTCTGAAAATTTACTTTCAAAGGAAGTAGATAAAGCTACTTTAATATCTTATTCAAGTAGTGGTTCTTCGGGGGTT is a genomic window containing:
- a CDS encoding glycosyltransferase family 4 protein, encoding MHIGFLLPEYPHKNITTACAGIGTSSKNIILGILKENHKVSVFIYGQDCTEVIKEGPLTIHKIKRNQFKYFGFYLYRKQLNAYINKIVSEDKIDILEAVDWTGITAFMKFNVPHILRLHGTDAFFCNLDKRPQSKKNYFFEKVAYKNATAVIGVSNFVLELSNEIFKVEKKGTVIPNGLFFETIPTHNDVIVEDDTILYFGSIIRKKGILELATIFNKVILERPSVKLSFLGIDVPDVQTKTSTLGLFKDLLSAEALRNFEYLGVVPYNELTKVIAKTQICVFPSLAESFGMVTIEAMYLKKAIVNTNYPWAKEIIKNEETGLLEDPKNHEGFARKIMKLLDDKNLCKKIGEKANKEVVDNFSIKGITEKNMAFYKKLIADEV
- a CDS encoding glycosyltransferase family 2 protein; the encoded protein is MKFSLIICTYMRPVAILKLLKSVEKQELYPDEILIIDGSTNDNTTIVLEQNMFKNLAYFKVDADDRGLTKQRNFGIDKVSEDIDVVCFLDDDIILEKPYFKNLINTYKEYPDAGGVGGYILNEVNWRVLNKDEKPIYDEFEIDGYVRSLGSRNVLRKRLGLLSDQPPCIMPEFSNGFSVGSLPPNNKTYKAEYFMGGVSSFKKKVVDTIKFSEYFEGYGLYEDLEYCLRVSKSYQLYVNTSATLYHYHEDGGRPNKYAYGKMVVRNGWYVWRTKFKKPSFIARVKWNAIVLLLMTIRFSNCIRGNKKKEALTEALGRKMGWISLIFNKPF
- a CDS encoding glycosyltransferase; its protein translation is MKFAIISHTLHKSKDQKLYAYEPYVREMNLWLQNVSETRIVAPISKEQISAIEVAYNTNSVILKEIPAFNVLSLKTKILSIFKIPFIIIQIIKACFWADHIHLRCPGNVGLLGCFVQILFPSKAKTVKYAGNWDPKSKQPVSYRLQKWILSNTFITKNCKVLVYGEWKNQSKNIVPFFTASYVDNEIIEVPQKDFSSKINFIFVGSFTKGKQPMLSVKVVEKLLANNINVALDMYGNGLEFKNVQSYIEQNNLEGSITLHGNRTKEIVKEAFQKAHFLIFISKSEGWPKVVAEAMFWSCLPISSKVSCVENMLGFGARGTVVKSNVKENDIVSIIENYIKQKDLYQKQVLDAKNWSQQYTLEKFSSEIKKLLLHE
- a CDS encoding glycosyltransferase, with product MNNLGVIQVIDSLDAGGAEVLAVNIANGLSAEGINSHLCATRKEGILKSNLNKNIGFLFLEKKNSIDFSAIFRFKNYLKRNKIGIIHAHTTSYFFAFCVKLVYPKVKIIWHNHTGNYIKLKGFKFLVIKFTSIFFKGIINVNEELNTWALKKLKHKNAIKLDNFPQFINKNNTTKLFGEENKRIVILASLREVKDHLNILKAFNSLHIKYPDWTLHFIGKDFNDEYSNSLKLFVLENNLEKSVYLYGVCLDISNILNQATIAVLSSKSEGLPVSLLEYGLAKLPVVVTNVGECGKVIENDKSGIVVDKENSFELANALEEYINSEEKRNTFAALHYKNVAENYSQKSFINQLIKIYTS
- a CDS encoding O-antigen ligase family protein, with product MFPKIYGLLCLIVPLVVIVYSNNKNEEAFLFASYLAGGEIFLRMIQGTLLYEIGKYGVMLFLVLGIIFGPFKQRFSVHYLFYILLLLLGIVFTQVPEGESLRTNIVFNLSGPIVLGVCALYFYYRPISKQDLMDALFFMLLPLFSMITYMYFRTPDLKEILFGGAALAQTSGGFGPNQVATAVGLGILIIAIFLLLKEKLTGYVYLDAFFLIYFIYRGLLTFSRGGIFTAAISLVFFAFFYIIYTKMSLQIIFKYVLIFGLFLVAIWVYTSNITGGMLDNRYTGKNAAGIQKKDITTGRVDILAYQFTNFFEHPLGIGVGNGKYERMKSQKRMTAASHNEVGRLVEEHGIIGFVLLLLLLIVPLFNFFKGNNFQKAFIIAFYLMWFLTINHSAMRVALPGFIYALSLIRITDIENDLIDE
- a CDS encoding glycosyltransferase family 4 protein, coding for MNDKRILYIGNNLSKKTKYQTTMTLLSSLLEQEGFFVVKSSSKTNKLIRLIDMCVAVFKNRDETAYIFIDTYSTTNFYYALITSQLARMFNIKYIPILHGGNLPKRLSSSPKLSALIFQNSYKNVAPSNYLKVAFDNKNFKTEFISNIISLKDYKYIDRIKIQPKLLWVRSFKHLYNPTLAIKVLLELKKEYPNAVLCMIGPFLDDSHQKTLELIKEYNLESSVELTGVLTKEDWHKKSKDYDIFINTTNFDNTPISVIEAMALGLTIVSTNVGGMPYLIDDKVDGLLVEKEDTLQMTNAIMDVVKGKYPTLSKRAREKAETFDWEVIKYKWFKILK